In a single window of the candidate division WOR-3 bacterium genome:
- the hypB gene encoding hydrogenase nickel incorporation protein HypB has protein sequence MELKVLQRVMASNDAIANEYRTLLKKHHITMINFMSAPGSGKTSLLERTISEFKNRCRIAVVEGDIKGDLDAQRILRVGVPVYQINTEGACHLDAFMLSQVIPKIDLSSIDTLFIENVGNLVCPAEFYIGADYNVMLLSTPEGSDKPAKYPLMFSKADVLLVNKIDLIPYVNFDFTELTSSLQALKPELKIFKVSCKTGQGLSDWYQWLEDVLNLASRPS, from the coding sequence ATGGAACTTAAAGTTCTACAAAGAGTTATGGCATCTAATGATGCGATTGCTAACGAATATCGCACTTTGCTAAAAAAACATCACATTACCATGATAAACTTTATGTCAGCACCAGGTTCAGGCAAAACCTCACTTTTGGAACGGACGATTAGTGAGTTTAAAAATCGGTGCCGGATTGCAGTTGTGGAAGGTGATATCAAAGGAGACTTAGATGCTCAACGCATCCTACGGGTTGGTGTGCCGGTATATCAGATTAATACCGAAGGCGCCTGCCATCTTGATGCCTTTATGCTTTCGCAGGTGATCCCGAAAATCGATTTATCAAGTATTGACACTTTATTTATTGAAAATGTCGGCAATTTGGTCTGTCCGGCCGAGTTTTATATCGGTGCCGACTACAATGTTATGCTTCTTTCAACCCCAGAAGGTTCAGACAAACCAGCTAAATATCCGTTAATGTTTTCTAAAGCTGATGTGCTCTTAGTCAATAAGATTGATCTTATTCCATATGTGAACTTCGATTTTACGGAGCTTACTAGCTCATTACAGGCCTTAAAACCCGAACTTAAGATCTTTAAAGTCTCTTGTAAAACCGGCCAGGGACTTAGTGATTGGTATCAATGGCTTGAGGATGTGCTTAATTTAGCTTCTCGGCCCTCCTAG
- a CDS encoding PorV/PorQ family protein: MLQIKMRKYLVILLLLTTGIIYSSEYPGAVFLMIWPGARPTSMAGAFSAIADDATAAYYNSAGLGFLKERHITIMHSPWLPGLYPDMYYEYLGYVQPLRAQGTMAISAIYLTTGKTEVTDGTGLILGDYTTFDLALSGSYGLKLRSDLSVGTSAKLIYSFLVPDWVWRAMPELGIDAGGTGIAWAFDLGVLYRPKSFLSIGAALNNLGPGISYVASTESDPLPRMLRVGICYRPVNSDIIKLNITPEITKVLVGLFKNGATVADEWRDAWKSLGIETTIYNILSLRFGYFEDLTGQRGGILVERNDRTEHIGLGEYLFSSDRGRFANKIGACFGFGVHYRGFQFDVSSDQFIYDFPTQNWKFSLSYRF, from the coding sequence ATGTTACAGATTAAAATGCGAAAATATCTAGTAATTTTGTTGTTATTAACTACAGGGATTATTTATAGTAGCGAATATCCCGGTGCTGTCTTTCTGATGATTTGGCCTGGTGCCCGACCCACGAGTATGGCTGGTGCCTTTTCGGCGATTGCTGATGATGCTACCGCAGCCTATTATAATTCGGCCGGCTTAGGTTTTTTAAAAGAGAGGCATATCACGATTATGCATTCACCATGGCTCCCTGGTCTATACCCGGATATGTATTATGAATATTTAGGTTATGTCCAACCCTTACGGGCACAAGGGACCATGGCAATTAGTGCCATTTATCTAACTACTGGCAAAACCGAGGTAACCGATGGTACTGGTCTAATCCTTGGCGATTATACCACATTTGATTTGGCGCTTAGCGGCAGTTATGGTCTTAAGCTTAGGTCCGATTTAAGTGTAGGCACCTCAGCTAAGCTGATCTATTCCTTTTTAGTCCCAGATTGGGTCTGGCGGGCAATGCCGGAGTTAGGAATTGATGCTGGGGGGACGGGTATTGCATGGGCGTTCGATTTGGGCGTGCTTTATCGACCCAAGAGTTTTCTTAGTATTGGGGCAGCATTAAACAATCTAGGACCCGGCATTTCTTATGTGGCATCTACTGAATCCGATCCTCTGCCGCGGATGCTTCGGGTTGGAATATGTTATCGACCAGTTAATAGTGATATTATTAAACTCAACATTACGCCGGAGATTACTAAGGTTCTTGTTGGACTATTTAAGAATGGTGCCACGGTGGCTGATGAGTGGCGTGATGCCTGGAAGAGTTTGGGAATTGAGACCACAATTTATAATATATTAAGTCTACGATTTGGTTATTTTGAGGATCTCACTGGCCAGCGTGGTGGGATCTTGGTTGAGCGTAATGACCGTACGGAACATATCGGGCTTGGGGAGTATCTGTTTAGTAGTGATCGGGGCCGGTTTGCCAATAAAATTGGTGCTTGCTTCGGATTCGGTGTTCACTATCGCGGTTTTCAGTTTGATGTTTCTAGTGACCAGTTTATCTACGACTTTCCCACTCAAAACTGGAAGTTTTCTTTATCCTACCGGTTTTAA
- a CDS encoding cellulose synthase family protein has protein sequence MFTHLVLVVYFLCVSGLAFYSTHAYLMLYYYLKEIRQRKNGRKNRIKRIRKYPYVTVQIPLYNEKYVAERIIRSVCALDYPKDRLEIQVLDDSTDETTALVARIVEDYQARGFNIKLIHRNNRCGYKAGALQNGLKFAQGEFVVIFDADFIVPRRFLKHTLPYFYQDPKVAAVQTRWGHINKNYSFLTLGQAVALDGHFYVEQKLRADNGFFINFNGTGGIWRKEAIYDAGGWHSDTLTEDLDLSYRAQLKGWRLVFLRDLVVPGEVPVDFNGFRAQQYRWTKGACETARKLLRPLLSSKLPWRVKYEGFIHLTNFMVFPLMLGLLLLSLPVLIIKVTYAQKLFWYFLVLSLFTVAVFPYPIIYGLTQKKLCRRKKYKSFFAKFQHQFMPVFLVGGFMSLSLSNTWAVIKGALGKPTEFTRTPKFRVVSKKDRVETKKYLEKPSPIVWGELLLTMYLVVTTTYALIQFQLTLVPFLILYTMGYAYLSVGSLYQSVLSRFAFVYETQPTTSSSV, from the coding sequence ATGTTTACGCATTTAGTGCTTGTGGTGTATTTTCTGTGCGTGAGTGGCTTGGCCTTTTATTCAACTCATGCCTATTTAATGCTGTATTATTATCTGAAAGAAATTCGCCAGCGAAAAAATGGCCGTAAGAATCGTATAAAGCGAATTCGCAAATATCCTTATGTTACTGTGCAAATTCCCCTGTATAACGAAAAGTATGTTGCCGAGCGCATTATAAGATCTGTTTGTGCCCTAGATTACCCCAAAGATCGCTTAGAGATTCAAGTGCTGGACGATTCCACCGATGAGACCACAGCACTTGTTGCAAGAATTGTTGAAGATTATCAAGCGCGTGGATTTAATATCAAATTGATCCATCGCAATAATCGCTGTGGTTATAAGGCCGGGGCCCTACAAAATGGTTTAAAATTTGCGCAGGGCGAATTTGTGGTAATTTTTGATGCCGATTTTATTGTTCCAAGGCGGTTTTTAAAACATACCCTGCCTTACTTTTACCAGGACCCTAAGGTAGCTGCGGTCCAGACCCGTTGGGGTCATATTAATAAAAATTATTCATTTTTAACCTTAGGTCAGGCTGTAGCCTTAGATGGTCACTTTTACGTAGAACAAAAACTTCGCGCTGATAATGGGTTTTTTATAAACTTTAATGGTACCGGTGGCATATGGCGTAAAGAGGCAATCTATGATGCCGGAGGTTGGCACAGCGATACCTTAACTGAAGACTTAGATTTATCGTATCGGGCTCAGCTTAAGGGCTGGCGGCTCGTGTTTCTTCGTGATCTTGTCGTACCCGGAGAAGTGCCTGTAGATTTTAACGGCTTTCGGGCCCAACAGTATCGTTGGACCAAAGGTGCCTGCGAGACCGCCCGAAAACTGCTTCGACCGCTATTGTCTTCGAAATTACCTTGGCGCGTAAAATACGAGGGCTTTATTCATCTGACAAATTTTATGGTCTTCCCCTTAATGTTAGGGCTTTTGCTTTTGTCTCTACCAGTGTTAATTATCAAAGTTACGTATGCCCAAAAACTTTTCTGGTATTTTCTGGTGCTATCCTTGTTTACCGTTGCTGTGTTTCCTTATCCTATTATTTATGGTTTAACTCAAAAGAAACTATGCCGGCGCAAAAAATATAAATCATTTTTTGCAAAATTTCAGCACCAGTTTATGCCGGTCTTTTTAGTTGGTGGCTTTATGTCCTTAAGTCTTTCTAACACCTGGGCAGTCATCAAGGGCGCCTTAGGTAAACCGACCGAGTTTACTAGAACTCCGAAGTTTCGCGTGGTCTCCAAAAAAGACCGCGTTGAGACCAAAAAGTATCTTGAAAAACCTTCACCGATTGTTTGGGGCGAATTACTTTTAACGATGTATCTTGTGGTCACCACTACTTATGCCTTAATTCAATTTCAATTGACCTTGGTCCCATTCTTGATTTTATACACGATGGGTTACGCATATCTTTCGGTTGGTTCTCTTTACCAGTCTGTGCTTAGTCGGTTTGCATTTGTTTACGAGACTCAGCCCACAACCAGTTCTAGTGTTTAA
- a CDS encoding helicase C-terminal domain-containing protein — MINHINEIFSDNSPLKEIIPHYEFRREQREMSRAVYEILKNSGVLLVEAGTGVGKTLSYLVAAALWIKETGNKVLVTTYTKVLQDQILKKDFPILKKLFTRLFPHENEITCAVIYGQENYVCRRRTVKVSQYGLFDNTAEEVELNRFKQWLETGGSGIIIDYPFRLGSLAKKVVRDSDICKYQNCEYYEDCYYFRARANWSTVPLLVTNHSLFFANVASDYAILPSFSAVVFDEAHRVEESAAKYFGMEISNQNITHLLDSIKNLQKSSKALVYLNASPQTKNTINSLLDQAQLASDELFSQLLSLIPPDETKLRLTTPPKINNELDVILNKLSNSLLELAMQIPKEKEDLALELKSHLNKLETYRKSINEFLSLKNRNAVYWIETAPHKKALTISLHSALIDISRIFTEGVVAKIPRLILTSATLTVNKNFHFVASRLGLSKPETLYLSSPFDYRQQALLVVPMDLPLPTEEDKFYPQIAETINKIIKMSQGRALVLFTSYEAINRTYELVDKNNFTILVQGQEPPNTLVNKFQEDINSVLFATHTFWQGVDFPGETLSCLIIVRLPFDVPDDPRLEGIRERLSEQNIEPFSNFQLPNAVLKFRQGFGRLIRSKNDRGVICVLDKRIVTKEYGKQFILSLPPGIPLAFTINVIKNFFAQKT; from the coding sequence ATGATTAATCATATCAATGAAATCTTTTCAGATAATAGTCCGTTAAAAGAAATTATTCCTCATTATGAATTCCGACGTGAACAACGCGAGATGTCGCGTGCTGTATATGAGATCCTTAAAAATTCCGGAGTGTTATTAGTAGAAGCTGGAACTGGTGTTGGAAAAACTTTGAGTTATTTAGTAGCGGCCGCTTTATGGATAAAGGAGACAGGAAATAAGGTTCTTGTCACGACCTATACGAAAGTACTCCAGGATCAAATTCTTAAAAAAGATTTTCCGATTCTGAAAAAACTCTTTACGCGACTTTTCCCACACGAAAACGAAATTACCTGTGCGGTAATTTACGGCCAGGAAAATTATGTTTGCCGACGACGAACAGTTAAAGTTTCTCAATATGGTTTATTTGACAATACGGCTGAAGAAGTAGAACTTAACCGATTTAAGCAGTGGCTTGAGACAGGCGGCTCGGGTATTATCATAGACTATCCCTTCCGTTTAGGGTCACTCGCTAAAAAAGTAGTTCGGGATAGTGATATTTGTAAATATCAAAATTGTGAATACTACGAAGATTGTTATTATTTTCGCGCCCGGGCCAATTGGTCGACAGTGCCATTACTGGTAACTAACCATTCACTGTTTTTTGCCAATGTCGCTAGCGACTATGCAATTTTGCCAAGTTTCTCTGCCGTAGTGTTTGATGAAGCACACCGAGTGGAAGAAAGTGCCGCAAAATATTTTGGCATGGAAATATCTAACCAAAATATCACGCATCTCTTAGATTCTATAAAAAATCTTCAAAAATCAAGCAAGGCGTTAGTTTATTTGAATGCCTCACCACAAACAAAAAATACGATAAATTCACTGTTAGATCAAGCTCAACTGGCTAGCGACGAACTTTTTTCCCAATTACTTAGTCTAATCCCACCGGATGAAACTAAATTGCGGCTTACTACACCCCCGAAAATTAACAATGAACTTGATGTTATTCTGAACAAATTAAGTAATTCGCTTTTGGAACTCGCAATGCAAATACCCAAAGAAAAGGAAGACTTAGCCTTAGAATTAAAAAGTCATCTAAACAAGCTCGAAACTTATCGTAAAAGTATTAACGAATTTTTATCTCTTAAGAACAGAAATGCTGTATACTGGATCGAAACGGCTCCTCATAAAAAAGCTCTGACAATTTCTCTTCATAGCGCTTTAATCGATATTTCTAGAATATTCACGGAGGGTGTTGTCGCTAAAATACCTCGGCTTATTCTAACTTCAGCGACCCTCACTGTAAACAAAAATTTCCATTTCGTTGCTTCGCGACTCGGACTTAGTAAACCTGAAACTTTGTATCTAAGTTCGCCTTTCGATTATCGACAACAAGCCTTGCTGGTAGTTCCAATGGATCTACCCCTACCAACTGAAGAAGATAAGTTTTATCCGCAAATCGCTGAGACAATTAATAAAATCATTAAAATGTCTCAAGGGCGAGCATTGGTGCTTTTCACTAGCTATGAAGCAATTAATCGGACCTATGAGTTGGTTGATAAAAATAATTTTACTATCCTAGTCCAAGGCCAGGAGCCACCTAATACATTGGTAAATAAATTTCAGGAAGACATTAATTCTGTGTTATTCGCTACCCATACCTTCTGGCAAGGTGTCGATTTTCCTGGCGAAACACTAAGTTGTTTAATCATTGTGCGACTCCCTTTTGACGTTCCGGACGATCCACGACTCGAAGGTATTCGAGAACGCCTTTCGGAACAAAACATCGAACCATTTTCCAATTTTCAATTACCTAATGCAGTCTTAAAGTTTCGACAGGGATTTGGACGACTTATTCGGTCAAAAAATGATCGGGGTGTCATTTGTGTCTTAGATAAACGAATCGTCACAAAAGAATACGGCAAACAATTTATTCTCTCGTTACCTCCCGGAATTCCTTTGGCATTTACAATTAATGTGATTAAAAATTTTTTTGCTCAAAAGACATAA
- a CDS encoding radical SAM protein, with protein sequence MNELLYPGYYNVDLAQLTKIFYKILENCTLCPHRCRVNRLKGQTGKCRTKFAPKISSFGPHYGEEKELVGKRGSGTIFFSYCNLKCLYCQNYEISQLGEGKEVNLEELANIMLYLQELGCHNINLVTPTHVIPQILGALAIAKDRGLKLPLVYNSGGYDDPEILKLLSGVIDIYMPDIKYGTNETAQKYSGINNYWNISQKVVLEMYRQVGDLITDKNGIAVRGLIIRHLVLPNRLASSFQVLDFVASRLSLNTYINIMPQYRPRYKANNCPELNRLITDQEFYEVIEYARRLGLKRINY encoded by the coding sequence ATGAATGAATTGCTTTATCCAGGCTATTATAATGTTGACCTTGCTCAATTAACAAAAATTTTTTACAAGATTTTAGAAAATTGCACCCTTTGCCCTCATCGATGCCGGGTCAATCGATTAAAAGGCCAAACTGGGAAATGCCGAACCAAATTTGCTCCTAAGATTTCCTCTTTTGGCCCCCATTACGGCGAAGAAAAAGAATTAGTAGGCAAAAGGGGCTCTGGGACAATTTTCTTTAGCTATTGTAATCTAAAGTGTCTTTATTGTCAGAACTACGAAATTAGTCAACTCGGTGAAGGTAAAGAAGTAAATCTTGAAGAATTAGCCAATATAATGCTTTATCTGCAAGAACTTGGTTGTCATAATATTAATTTAGTAACACCCACTCATGTCATTCCCCAGATTCTTGGCGCATTAGCGATTGCTAAAGATAGAGGCTTAAAATTGCCACTCGTGTATAACTCCGGAGGTTACGATGATCCAGAGATTTTAAAACTCTTATCTGGTGTAATTGATATTTATATGCCTGATATCAAATACGGTACAAATGAAACGGCACAAAAGTACTCTGGTATTAATAACTATTGGAATATTAGTCAGAAAGTCGTTTTAGAAATGTATCGACAAGTGGGCGATTTAATCACTGATAAAAATGGCATTGCGGTGCGAGGGTTAATTATTAGGCACTTAGTCTTACCTAATCGGCTGGCTTCATCGTTTCAGGTGTTAGATTTTGTCGCATCGCGACTCTCGCTAAACACTTATATTAATATCATGCCCCAATACCGACCTCGCTATAAAGCTAATAATTGTCCGGAACTTAACCGGTTAATTACTGATCAAGAATTCTATGAAGTCATCGAATACGCCCGAAGGCTCGGATTGAAGCGGATTAACTATTGA
- a CDS encoding adenylosuccinate synthase, which translates to MPTVAVIGLQWGDEGKGKIIDYLAQGFDIVARYQGGPNAGHTVNYQGRQFIFHQVPSGIIHPQVLCLVGAGCVIDLGTLKSELSQLQAAGINYHGRLYIDTKAHLILPYHKAIDAARETFRGGDKIGTTLRGIGPCYEDKYARIGIRLGDLRNEELFTNKLKKNLAQKNFLLMELYDQEPLSEKKIIDEYLAYAREFQPLMADVSELLNSAYEAGKKILFEGAQGTLLDIDFGTYPYVTASSPQAGGICTGTGIGPKRIDEILGVAKAYTTRVGNGPFPTELHDETGKILQLEGAEFGATTGRARRCGWFDAVLVGYALRLNNIKKIIITKLDVLDRLASIKICHAYQLKNHETIQKLSIDMLSDTSPVDLQPVYLELPGWQKPTHGAKKISELPQEARSYLETIERLLDCEIVAVSVGKDRDDIILKDGFRW; encoded by the coding sequence ATGCCAACAGTTGCGGTTATCGGTCTTCAATGGGGTGATGAAGGTAAGGGTAAAATTATTGATTATTTGGCACAAGGATTTGACATTGTAGCCCGCTATCAAGGCGGTCCGAATGCCGGGCACACCGTAAACTATCAAGGTCGTCAATTTATTTTTCACCAGGTGCCCTCCGGAATTATTCATCCCCAGGTTTTGTGTCTAGTGGGTGCGGGCTGTGTGATCGATTTAGGGACCTTAAAGAGCGAACTAAGTCAATTACAAGCGGCGGGTATAAACTATCATGGCCGGTTATATATCGATACCAAAGCCCATCTAATTTTACCGTATCATAAAGCAATTGATGCGGCCCGTGAAACCTTTCGAGGTGGTGACAAGATCGGGACAACCCTACGGGGAATTGGACCGTGTTATGAAGATAAATATGCCCGGATTGGTATCCGGCTTGGTGATTTACGCAACGAAGAGCTTTTTACGAATAAACTTAAGAAAAACTTAGCTCAGAAGAATTTTCTCTTGATGGAACTGTACGACCAAGAACCGCTCTCGGAGAAAAAGATTATTGATGAATATTTAGCCTATGCCCGCGAGTTTCAGCCGCTAATGGCTGATGTTTCCGAGTTGTTGAACTCAGCCTATGAAGCCGGTAAAAAGATTCTATTTGAGGGTGCTCAGGGCACCTTGTTAGATATTGATTTTGGCACATATCCTTATGTAACTGCTTCATCACCACAGGCTGGTGGCATCTGCACTGGAACCGGCATCGGCCCGAAACGGATTGACGAGATTTTAGGCGTGGCCAAGGCCTACACAACCCGAGTTGGTAATGGTCCATTTCCTACCGAGTTGCACGATGAGACTGGTAAAATCTTACAGCTGGAAGGTGCCGAGTTTGGCGCCACCACCGGTCGAGCTCGGCGTTGCGGCTGGTTTGATGCGGTGCTGGTCGGTTATGCCCTGCGGCTCAATAACATTAAAAAAATTATTATTACAAAACTTGATGTATTAGACCGTCTTGCAAGTATAAAAATTTGCCACGCCTATCAGCTGAAAAACCACGAGACTATTCAGAAACTATCAATCGATATGCTTTCTGACACTAGCCCGGTTGATCTTCAGCCGGTTTATTTAGAACTACCCGGTTGGCAGAAGCCAACCCACGGCGCAAAAAAGATCTCTGAACTGCCTCAAGAAGCCCGGAGCTATTTAGAAACCATCGAGCGCCTGTTGGATTGTGAAATTGTTGCGGTCTCGGTTGGTAAGGACCGCGACGATATTATTCTAAAAGATGGTTTTAGGTGGTAA
- a CDS encoding ABC transporter permease, whose product MKLNAIAINTFREAVRDKVFIAIIIFSVITMLGARVIKPLTLGEEAKIIKDIGLNSITFFSVLIAILVGGRLVYKEIEKRTIYLILSRPISKTTFIIGKYLGLLLVLFDSVLIMTGVFYLFLLFLRIPANYILVWAIILTFFELAIITAVAIFFSTFATPITSSIFTFAIYFIGHLTPDLKNLARIAKSPIVSLISDVLYYLLPNLANFNIKAQVVHNMILDYRVTALTILYGIVYSGFIIFLSCLIFRKKDF is encoded by the coding sequence ATGAAGTTAAACGCCATAGCTATCAATACCTTTCGAGAGGCGGTTCGTGATAAGGTTTTTATTGCTATTATTATTTTTAGTGTCATTACCATGCTGGGGGCGCGGGTAATTAAGCCCCTTACATTAGGTGAAGAGGCTAAAATCATAAAAGACATTGGACTAAATAGTATAACCTTTTTCTCAGTATTAATTGCGATTTTGGTGGGTGGCCGATTAGTTTATAAAGAAATTGAAAAACGCACGATTTATTTGATCCTTTCTCGTCCAATCTCGAAGACTACTTTTATTATTGGTAAATACTTAGGATTGCTCTTAGTATTGTTTGACAGTGTTCTAATCATGACCGGGGTATTTTATCTCTTCCTACTTTTCTTGCGCATTCCGGCAAATTACATTTTGGTCTGGGCGATTATTTTAACTTTTTTTGAACTGGCGATAATCACGGCCGTAGCAATTTTTTTCTCAACCTTTGCTACCCCAATCACCAGTTCAATCTTTACCTTTGCCATTTATTTTATCGGCCATCTAACTCCGGATCTAAAAAATCTAGCCCGCATTGCCAAATCGCCAATAGTAAGCCTTATTTCTGATGTGCTCTATTATCTTTTGCCCAATTTAGCGAACTTTAATATTAAAGCCCAAGTTGTTCATAATATGATTTTGGACTATCGAGTGACAGCATTGACAATTCTATACGGGATTGTGTATTCTGGATTTATTATCTTTCTGTCCTGCTTAATTTTCCGCAAAAAAGACTTCTAA
- a CDS encoding MFS transporter, whose protein sequence is MKRSFIPLGVIQILANFSPTLILIYIPLIAQNLKAQPSAIGLVVATYHAMIFLAGIIFGRLADIKGRKPFILLGLGLSSLAFLAHLLINNLALLFIVRSVAGFCLGMFPSALITYAYERNNSLGLFSSLGSLGWGIGSVVAGIIGVYKRLYWLAAVGFFVAFMLAIISLPSSKIRLSQSFWDTRVIKRNWRIYLTFLLRHVGAFGIWAIFPLYLAALGASKFWIGVIYSINAFGQFIFMPMLDRFSSKKLITYGLIFSATTFLIFALCKNHWQILPFQVLLAFSWSSLYLGTLKFLMENNEERATAVGVFNSLMSLSGIIGPVLGGLVGTWDIDQ, encoded by the coding sequence GTGAAACGTTCGTTTATTCCCTTGGGCGTTATTCAAATTCTAGCGAATTTTTCCCCAACCCTAATTCTAATCTATATCCCGTTAATTGCCCAAAACCTTAAGGCACAGCCGTCAGCAATTGGACTTGTGGTGGCAACTTACCACGCCATGATCTTTCTTGCCGGCATTATTTTTGGCCGGTTGGCTGACATTAAAGGCCGCAAACCTTTTATCCTTTTAGGTTTAGGTTTATCATCACTAGCATTTCTGGCTCATCTTCTTATAAATAACTTGGCTTTACTTTTTATTGTCCGATCCGTTGCTGGATTTTGTCTGGGCATGTTTCCTTCAGCTCTTATTACCTATGCCTACGAACGGAATAACAGTTTAGGCTTATTTAGTTCGCTTGGCTCCCTGGGATGGGGGATAGGCTCGGTGGTCGCAGGTATAATTGGAGTATATAAGCGGTTATATTGGCTCGCTGCAGTTGGATTCTTTGTTGCATTTATGTTAGCGATAATCTCCCTACCGTCTTCAAAAATTAGACTAAGTCAAAGTTTTTGGGATACCCGAGTAATAAAGAGAAATTGGCGAATTTATTTGACCTTTCTTTTACGCCATGTCGGGGCATTTGGAATTTGGGCAATTTTCCCATTGTATCTGGCAGCACTAGGAGCAAGTAAGTTTTGGATTGGGGTTATCTACTCAATTAATGCTTTTGGCCAGTTTATATTCATGCCAATGCTTGACCGGTTTTCTAGTAAGAAACTTATTACTTATGGTTTAATATTTTCCGCAACGACTTTTTTAATTTTTGCATTGTGTAAAAACCACTGGCAAATTTTACCATTTCAAGTATTATTGGCATTTTCTTGGTCCTCACTTTATTTAGGGACCTTAAAATTTCTTATGGAAAACAACGAGGAACGGGCAACCGCTGTGGGGGTTTTTAATTCCTTAATGAGCCTATCAGGAATTATCGGACCGGTACTCGGTGGTTTAGTTGGCACTTGGGATATCGACCAGTAA
- a CDS encoding ABC transporter ATP-binding protein, protein MPKAIYTENLTKIYRSGFRLERIKAIENLNLEVEAQEIYGFLGPNGAGKTTTIKILVGLAQPSSGRAVVLGKPAGDLRTKKLIGFLPESPYFYEYLNAYEYLTFCAQLSGVEKEKIKRQVDRMLELVRLDKFAKMPIRGYSRGMLQRLGIAQALIGDPELVILDEPMGGLDPIGRREFRDIILNLKAQGKTIFFSTHILADVELICSRVGIILNGRLINSGRLDEILLSEIEGFELIVKGLAPKMVKVVERFASKVIASAEETYLEIVNEADLERVLAIVREVGGKLISLQPKKKTLEDHFINQIAKERLKAI, encoded by the coding sequence ATGCCAAAAGCAATCTATACGGAGAATTTAACCAAAATTTATCGGAGTGGCTTCAGGTTGGAGCGGATAAAAGCCATTGAAAATTTGAATTTAGAGGTCGAAGCCCAAGAAATTTACGGATTTTTAGGGCCAAATGGGGCTGGTAAGACCACGACAATAAAAATTTTGGTTGGCTTAGCCCAACCGAGTTCTGGCCGAGCAGTTGTTTTAGGTAAACCAGCCGGGGACCTCAGGACCAAAAAATTAATTGGATTTCTACCAGAGTCGCCTTATTTTTATGAGTACTTAAATGCCTACGAGTACTTAACTTTTTGTGCCCAGCTTTCTGGGGTTGAAAAAGAAAAGATTAAAAGACAAGTCGACAGAATGTTGGAGCTAGTCCGTTTAGATAAGTTTGCCAAAATGCCGATTCGGGGATACTCCCGAGGTATGCTACAAAGATTAGGTATTGCCCAAGCCCTAATTGGTGATCCAGAACTAGTAATTTTAGACGAACCAATGGGCGGCCTTGATCCAATTGGCCGGCGAGAGTTTCGGGACATTATCTTAAACCTCAAGGCCCAAGGTAAGACCATATTTTTTTCTACACACATCTTAGCCGATGTGGAACTCATCTGTTCGCGGGTGGGGATCATCTTAAATGGGCGGTTGATTAATTCTGGCCGGTTAGACGAGATTCTGCTATCCGAAATTGAAGGTTTTGAACTAATTGTAAAAGGGTTGGCACCGAAGATGGTTAAAGTCGTGGAACGATTTGCCAGCAAAGTAATTGCTAGTGCTGAAGAGACTTATTTAGAAATTGTCAATGAGGCTGATCTCGAACGGGTTTTAGCAATTGTGCGTGAAGTTGGTGGCAAATTGATATCTCTCCAGCCTAAAAAGAAAACCTTAGAAGATCATTTCATTAACCAAATTGCTAAAGAGCGCCTTAAAGCAATATGA